The following proteins are encoded in a genomic region of Sorangiineae bacterium MSr12523:
- a CDS encoding TM2 domain-containing protein, with the protein MQGGYPPPPGQGPNQPGGYGQAPSGGAGQNPYGGGYGPPPPGGPMAPYPGGPGGVPGAGPGAPYGVDPVTGLPFSDKSKIIAGILQLLVGAFGVGRFYTGHTTIAILQIVATWLTCGVGVIWPIVDGIMMLTGKVTDSQGRPLRDGT; encoded by the coding sequence ATGCAAGGTGGATATCCTCCTCCCCCTGGACAGGGCCCGAACCAGCCCGGTGGCTATGGCCAGGCGCCTTCTGGTGGTGCCGGACAGAATCCGTACGGCGGCGGCTACGGGCCTCCCCCTCCCGGCGGGCCCATGGCGCCTTATCCCGGTGGTCCGGGCGGCGTTCCTGGTGCAGGCCCGGGCGCACCCTACGGCGTGGATCCGGTCACGGGACTCCCCTTCTCGGACAAGAGCAAGATCATCGCGGGCATTTTGCAGCTGCTCGTCGGCGCCTTCGGCGTGGGTCGCTTCTACACGGGCCACACGACGATCGCGATCCTGCAAATCGTGGCCACGTGGCTCACGTGCGGCGTCGGAGTGATCTGGCCGATCGTCGACGGCATCATGATGCTCACCGGCAAAGTCACCGACTCCCAAGGCCGCCCGTTGCGCGACGGCACTTAA